In Sphingobacterium sp. SRCM116780, the genomic stretch TAACGTTTCTTGATGCTCCTCCTCTGTTTCCGTACAAAATCCAGTGATGATATCAGTTGAGATTCCACATCCAGGTATAATCCGATTAATGGCATCAATACGATTGATATACCAGTCCCTGTCATAGGTGCGGTTCATCAATTCCAATACCCTAGAATTACCTGATTGAACAGGTAAATGAATATAATTACAGATATTTTCGTGATTGGCCATTGTGTGTAACACCTCATCCGTAATATCTTTCGGATGCGAAGTTGAAAATCGAACTCGAAGTAAAGGGTTTACCGCTGCTACCAATGCTAACAAATTAGCGAAATTAATTGGTTGATTGGCCAATTCTCCTTCTGCTACAGGAGCCGTATATTTATATGAATCTACATTTTGACCTAATAAAGTAACCTCTCGGTACCCCGCATTAAATAAATCTTGCGCCTCTTTCACAATGGATTCAGCGTCACGACTACGTTCTCTACCACGTGTAAATGGAACAACACAAAACGAGCACATATTATCACAACCACGCATGATAGATATAAATGCTGTAATACCATTTGAATTTAAACGAACTGGGCTAATATCAGCATAGGTTTCTTCACGAGAAAGCAATACATTTACTGATCGATTTCCATCATCTACTTGAGAGATTAAATTCGGTAAATCACGATATGCATCTGGTCCTACCACAACATCCACTAACTTTTCTTCTTCCAAAAATTTAGATTTCAATCGTTCAGCCATACAACCTAAGACACCCACAATCATACCTGGGTTACTTTTCTTTGCGAACTCAAATTCTTTCAGTCGATTGCGCACTCGCTGCTCTGCATTCTCACGAATAGAACATGTATTGATAAAGACAACATCTGCTTCTTGATAGTTTTTTGTTGTCTCAAATCCATTTTCTAGTAAAATAGAAGCAACGATCTCACTATCGGAAAAATTCATTTGGCAACCATAACTCTCGATATATAATTTACGACTACTACCCTTCTCTACATTATTTTCAATCAATAATGCCTCACCTTGACGTGATTCGTCGTGTTCCTTAGTTGTATGTGTTAAATCTAACATAGCTCAAAATTCAAAGACTACAAAGTTATGAATAAATATTGAATTGATGACAGTTTGTCATATGAATATTGCATCTATGTGAATATAAAATACAATAAAAAAAGCGTTGACTATTCATCAACGCTTTCTATAACTTAGAATAATTTATATTACTTATTTAACTTCGCTTTGTGCTTCTTTTTTCATTTGGCTACCTGCTACGATAACAATCTCTACACGACGATTAGCAGCACGACCTGACTCCGTATCGTTACTTTCTAATGGTTCAGAATAATTTCTACCTTCTGTTCTGATACGTGAAGCTGATAAACCTTGAGAAACAGCATATGCACGAACTGCAGCAGCACGATTTTCAGAAACTTTTTGATTGGCATCTAAAGAACCAACATTATCGGTATGACCGATTACTAAAATCTCTGTTCCTTGTTCTTTGTTTAAAGTTGTTACCAAGTTTTTGATATTATCTCTTGCAGAAGATTTTAAATCTGATTTGTTAAAATCAAATAAAATCCCTGAATCAAATTTTACAACGATACCTTCACCAGCTTTCGTCACCTCAGCACCTTCAACAGTCCTAGCGATCTCAGCTGCTTGCTTATCCATTTTTTTACCAATCAATACCCCTGCAGCACCACCGATAGCAGCACCCGCAATCGCACCAATAGCTGTGTTACCAGCTTTGTTCCCAATCAATGCACCAATAGCACCACCAGCAACACCACCAATTACTCCACCTTTTGTCGTACTGTTTGTATTTTGAATTGTTGAACAACTTCCAAATAACATTGCTGATGTAGCCACTGTAAGACCAAAAACAGCTATTTTTTTATTCATTTTCATAATTATCTAATTTTATATTTTCATTTCTCCATCACTTAAAACAAACCCAATGCCAAAAAATAACAAATGGCAATTAAAGATAATTTAAGTAACAAAAATATAGTCGAAACTTGACTAGCGAGAGAATTTATGGAATTATTTTTCTTGAGTTTTTACTTCAATATCGGGAAGAGTAAGACCCTCAGGCCGGCCATTTTTATTAAAATCTGTTAGCGATCGTTGCACATATTCCAGAAAATCATAGTGTTGCCAATTTTCAATCGTATCATATGAAGGTCGATAAATGCGCATGAAAGATTCCAAATCCTTATCAGTAAGCTTCGTAATATTCCCAACTGCCTCTTTCGAAAAAACCTTATCAACCTCAAGCTCCCTTTTCTCACTATCTAGAAATCGACTAAATCTTTTTGCATTTTTAGCCTCACGTCCAAAAAGATTATAAAGCGCCGTAGCAGGACTAGCCAAATAAGTTCCGAACTTATTATTACCTCCGTTATACACACCTTTCTTACCGTAATCACGCATCGCTTCATTTAATTCCGCTTCTTTTGTTTTTCGCTCGACAAGAACCGTTTCCAGTTTAATTCCCGGCTGTAACTCCACATAAAAATCCTTCAAATCTCCTATCACAGTTTTAGCCTCTGAATAACCAACTTTAGAAAAAGATAAACTATCTCCAATGGAGGCTTCAATTAAAAAAACACCAAAACCATTCGAAACAACAGATTTTTTAGTTCTTAAGTTACTCACATTGACTTCAGAAAGACGCGAAGAAGTTCCTTTTTCAAAGACCATCCCAGAAATCTTTTGCATTTGTTGCGCATGAACATTTGTAACTGAAAAGAACAGCAACAAAAGACTAAGTGTACTGATATGACAAATTATTTTTCTAAACATATATTAAATAAAAGTAATAATACTTTTGACACATCATCTGTTAAAAAAGTTTAAATTATTCGATATACCCTTATTTATAAGGATAGAACACAAAATTTGCACCTTCAGGAACAACGACAAACAAGCACATATAATCTTGTGCACGTTTATATTTTTTGATAAATGCCTCTTTTCTATCTTCCTTA encodes the following:
- the miaB gene encoding tRNA (N6-isopentenyl adenosine(37)-C2)-methylthiotransferase MiaB codes for the protein MLDLTHTTKEHDESRQGEALLIENNVEKGSSRKLYIESYGCQMNFSDSEIVASILLENGFETTKNYQEADVVFINTCSIRENAEQRVRNRLKEFEFAKKSNPGMIVGVLGCMAERLKSKFLEEEKLVDVVVGPDAYRDLPNLISQVDDGNRSVNVLLSREETYADISPVRLNSNGITAFISIMRGCDNMCSFCVVPFTRGRERSRDAESIVKEAQDLFNAGYREVTLLGQNVDSYKYTAPVAEGELANQPINFANLLALVAAVNPLLRVRFSTSHPKDITDEVLHTMANHENICNYIHLPVQSGNSRVLELMNRTYDRDWYINRIDAINRIIPGCGISTDIITGFCTETEEEHQETLSMMDYVKYDYAFMFAYSERPGTLAAKRYADDIPEEIKKSRLTEVVAKQRAHSFNRLQNFVGKNQRVLIEGFSKRSDKDFAGRNDQNAMAIFPVDGRYQPGDYVTVFIETCTSATLLGKIVG
- a CDS encoding OmpA family protein → MKMNKKIAVFGLTVATSAMLFGSCSTIQNTNSTTKGGVIGGVAGGAIGALIGNKAGNTAIGAIAGAAIGGAAGVLIGKKMDKQAAEIARTVEGAEVTKAGEGIVVKFDSGILFDFNKSDLKSSARDNIKNLVTTLNKEQGTEILVIGHTDNVGSLDANQKVSENRAAAVRAYAVSQGLSASRIRTEGRNYSEPLESNDTESGRAANRRVEIVIVAGSQMKKEAQSEVK